From the genome of Acidaminococcus sp.:
GCGGGCATTCCCCGAAGCAATTCATATATTGGGACAAAACGAGGAAAATAGTTTAAAGAATTTTAAGGGCCATCACCCACCGCTTTCCGGAAGGCCCGATGGCATCGGTCCTTCCTGCGGTCCTCCCTCTTCAATGCCGCGCAGCGGCGTCGAAGAGGGTCCCTAAAGAATTTACAGTGAATGATAGCTTCTTTTATCCCCTTCGCCTCATCTGGATAAAATAAAACCACCTACAGTCAATCTACCATAGGTGGTTTTATTTTTTATTTGGCAAACTGCCTCGCAGTTTGCTTCCTACACAGCGACACGCGACCGGCGACCAGCGACCCGCATTTTTTTAGAATCCCAAATCCTCATTCACCAGAATAATCTTCATTCTTCCCGGATGATTGGAAAAACGGGTAATCAGGAAGTTGCAGCAGAGGCTTTCCGGTGATTTGCAGTTGGCGCAGGATCCGTTCATATTGCAGGGCGTCTTTGCCGTCGTGAAGCGCTGGGCGTTAATCGGTGCCGCCACATTGCGCACGCGGTAGAGCGCATGATCCACGTCTTTGGTGACCTTATTCATCCCCACAATCATAATGACATGTTCCGGTCCATAAGCCAGGCTGGATACCCGGTTGGAATTCCGGTCCACATTGACCAGTACGCCGTCTTCGGTAATGGCATTCGTACTCGCCAGATAGTACTGGCACGTGTACGACTTCAGCATGACGGCACGCTTTGCCTCCGGCGTCTTTTCCACGTCACGGTTATAGACCGTATAATTGCCGTCGATTACAGCCTGTTTCAATCCGATTTCCGAAATGGACATCGAACCGCCCCAGGTGACACTGGATCCTTCCGGAATCAATTCCAGCGCCTTTTTCAGTGCTTCTGCTTTCGTCTCGACAAAATAGCCTTCCATCTGACGGGAAGCAAGGCCGGCAATGACCTTTTTGGCAAGCTTGCGGTTTCTCTCACGTTCGAACTCGACCATAATGCTCTCTCCTTTCAAGGCAGAAAACAGTTCCCTCTTATCATTTTCTATTATATCAACTCGGACAGATTCCCGATAGCCAGAAAAATAGAGAAAATAGTCTACAGTGCCCGCCAATTTTTCTCTTCATTCTCTGTCTGGCAGGATTTTCTTTGTATGCCTTTAAAGCATAATTCTATATAAAAGGTAAGTATTAGACATCATTCCTGCTTCCTACTATACTCAAAGCAGTGAGAATTATAGAGGAGGATTTGCAATAATGAACAGACCCCATATCATTTGCCATATGATGATGTCGCTCGATGGCCGCATCGACTGCGGCATGACCGTAAAGATTCCCGGCAACAAAGAATATTATAAAACGCTGAGTGCCCTTAATGCGCCTTCGCTCCTGAATGGCCGCGTTACGGCTGAAATGGAGATTTCCGAAAAGGGTCATTTCACGCCGAGTCACCCGGAAGCAAAAGCACAGCCCGGCTTTTCCAAAAAGCGTGACGCTGAGGGCTATCAAATTATTTTGGACAGCAAAGGCACACTTTTGTGGAAAGACAACACTGCTTCCGAATCGCCGCTTATCGTCGTTGTCACTGAACGGGCCTCTCAGGAATACCTGACATATCTGGACGGCCGCCACATCTCCTGGATTGTCAGCGGTAAAAATCACGTCGACCTGAAGAACACCGTTGAAATTCTCTACAAAGAATTTGGCGTCAAGCGCCTCATGATTGGAGGCGGCGGTACTATTAACGGAGCCTTCCTGGATGCCGGCCTTCTTGATGAAATCAGCATCCTGCTGAGTCCGGCCATCGACGGCCGCAAAGGCATGGTTTCCGTCTTTGACGGCATCGCCATGGACCGCGAACCTGTGACTTTAAAATTAAAAGATGTCACCCGTTACCAAAATGGTGCTCTGTGGCTGCGGTACGATGTGGAGTAAACACGCTGGCCGCGGGTCGCTTGTCACCGGTCGCTCTGTAGGAAGCCAAGATGCCGGAGGCACTTGGCGGAAGTAAATCCCACCTTCTGCCGCCTGCAGTTCTGTTGACAGCAAACTGCCGAAGGCAAAAAAAGACTGGCTGCAGGATTCCTATGAGGCTGCTTAACTTTGGTTATCCGGGCAGCGCCAGAGTAACTTTTACGATGGCAGTACTGCCCTGGTAATAAAATCATCTTTTTTCCCTAAAAAGAGGCTGTGAAATAATGCACACCATTATTTCACAGCCTCTTTTACGCAGGTCGCCGGTCGCTAGCCGCGGGTCGCTCTGTAGGAAGCAAAACAACAAGTGGTTTGCAGATAACAAAAATGAAAAAAGGGCGCTTTTGGCTTTCAGCTCATGGCATTTAGCCTCGTCTGCAGCAGTGTGGTAAGGCTTTTGATTCAAAGAAAAATAAAACCTAAAATTTAGGTTTTCTGCTAAATTTTAGGTTCTTATTTTTATAAGTTTGTAGAAAAATGCCTTGGCAATTTTTCTTCCACGGGCGACCCGCGACCAGCGGCCAGCGACCAGCGTGTCTTTATTTTCCAAACACGTCGTCGCCGCTCTTAAATTCGAGTCCGGGATGAAAATCAAAGCGAACGGCACCCACAGCAACGCCGGGGCCTACGGCTTTCTTGATTCTTGCCAGACCTTCGACGCCAAAGCCCGCGCACAGTTCAATAGCCGTGCAGCCTTTGGCTACGAGGTCTTTGGCTGCCTTTTCAGCCGCGGCATAATTAGGTACGCCGACAACGTTCATATTCATATTTGTCGAAGGGATTTCGGCATGCTGCCGCATGGGATCAAGTCCAGGAAATAGATAAATAAAACCTGCTTCAAACATAGGTCATTCCTCCCTTACCTATAACAATCTTTCCGTCT
Proteins encoded in this window:
- a CDS encoding lactate utilization protein yields the protein MVEFERERNRKLAKKVIAGLASRQMEGYFVETKAEALKKALELIPEGSSVTWGGSMSISEIGLKQAVIDGNYTVYNRDVEKTPEAKRAVMLKSYTCQYYLASTNAITEDGVLVNVDRNSNRVSSLAYGPEHVIMIVGMNKVTKDVDHALYRVRNVAAPINAQRFTTAKTPCNMNGSCANCKSPESLCCNFLITRFSNHPGRMKIILVNEDLGF
- a CDS encoding RibD family protein, coding for MNRPHIICHMMMSLDGRIDCGMTVKIPGNKEYYKTLSALNAPSLLNGRVTAEMEISEKGHFTPSHPEAKAQPGFSKKRDAEGYQIILDSKGTLLWKDNTASESPLIVVVTERASQEYLTYLDGRHISWIVSGKNHVDLKNTVEILYKEFGVKRLMIGGGGTINGAFLDAGLLDEISILLSPAIDGRKGMVSVFDGIAMDREPVTLKLKDVTRYQNGALWLRYDVE
- a CDS encoding DUF6506 family protein, coding for MFEAGFIYLFPGLDPMRQHAEIPSTNMNMNVVGVPNYAAAEKAAKDLVAKGCTAIELCAGFGVEGLARIKKAVGPGVAVGAVRFDFHPGLEFKSGDDVFGK